Proteins encoded within one genomic window of Dyadobacter chenhuakuii:
- a CDS encoding aldose epimerase family protein, with amino-acid sequence MKKIFVLLTALTGFYLFSCSKSNKEEMISTISKESFGKLPDGQEADLYTLTNAKGMTVNITNYGGIITKIMAPDKKGEFADVVLGFDSLAPYLKENPFFGALVGRYGNRIAKGKFTLEGKEYNLAINNGPNSLHGGKKGFDKVLWKATEINQDSVVGLQLEYVSKDMEEGYPGNLTVKVVYTLDNDNALSIAYTATTDKPTVLNLTNHTYFNLTGLKRDILDHEMMIESDSIVPVDASLIPTGKLRAVEGTPFDFRKSTKINAGINKTEDEQIKNGGGYDHCWVLKRSEPGLMHFATAKDPESGRILEAFTTEPAVQFYSGNFLDGSLKGKNATYAKRFGFCLETEHYPDSPNQPQFPSTELKPGETYQSTTKYRFSAK; translated from the coding sequence ATGAAAAAAATATTCGTTTTACTCACTGCGCTGACGGGTTTTTATCTTTTCAGCTGCTCCAAATCAAACAAAGAAGAAATGATCAGTACGATTTCGAAAGAGTCATTTGGCAAACTCCCCGACGGCCAGGAAGCAGATTTGTACACGCTCACCAATGCCAAAGGCATGACCGTGAACATTACCAATTACGGCGGCATTATCACCAAAATCATGGCTCCGGACAAAAAAGGAGAGTTTGCGGATGTGGTGCTGGGCTTTGATTCACTTGCTCCTTACTTAAAGGAAAACCCATTTTTCGGTGCCTTAGTAGGTCGTTATGGCAACCGGATCGCGAAAGGAAAGTTCACATTGGAAGGCAAAGAGTATAACCTGGCCATAAACAACGGACCGAATTCCCTGCACGGAGGCAAAAAAGGGTTTGACAAAGTGTTGTGGAAAGCGACAGAGATTAATCAGGACTCGGTTGTGGGCCTTCAACTGGAATATGTCAGCAAGGATATGGAAGAAGGTTATCCCGGAAACCTGACAGTAAAAGTGGTTTACACATTGGATAATGACAATGCATTGAGCATCGCCTACACTGCCACAACGGACAAGCCTACGGTCCTCAACTTGACTAACCACACCTATTTTAACCTTACAGGCCTGAAAAGAGACATTCTGGATCATGAGATGATGATCGAGTCAGACAGCATTGTGCCGGTAGACGCTTCACTGATCCCAACCGGAAAGCTGCGTGCAGTAGAAGGAACACCATTTGATTTCAGAAAATCTACAAAAATCAATGCTGGCATTAACAAAACAGAAGACGAGCAGATTAAAAACGGTGGCGGTTACGACCACTGCTGGGTCCTGAAACGCTCCGAGCCCGGACTCATGCATTTCGCTACGGCAAAAGATCCTGAAAGCGGCAGGATTCTGGAAGCATTCACAACAGAGCCAGCTGTTCAGTTTTACAGCGGCAATTTCCTGGACGGGTCACTTAAAGGCAAAAACGCAACATACGCAAAGCGTTTCGGATTCTGCCTGGAAACAGAACATTACCCCGACTCCCCAAATCAACCCCAATTCCCTTCCACGGAACTAAAACCAGGAGAAACTTACCAAAGCACAACCAAATACCGGTTTTCGGCTAAGTAA
- a CDS encoding DUF4160 domain-containing protein, whose protein sequence is MPKILEYFGIVFYFYSNDHLPIHVHVSYNEYETVFEIFFEEGKLKDVRVREVSGIEGLPAVQFKEARKVIEAYAEVIVNRWTDFFVLKKKVSTLRITKKL, encoded by the coding sequence ATGCCTAAAATCCTGGAATATTTCGGAATAGTTTTTTATTTCTATTCAAACGATCACCTGCCTATTCATGTGCATGTTTCCTACAATGAGTACGAAACGGTTTTTGAAATTTTCTTTGAAGAGGGCAAATTGAAGGACGTAAGGGTGCGGGAAGTTTCGGGGATCGAAGGCTTGCCTGCGGTTCAATTCAAAGAGGCGCGAAAAGTTATTGAAGCTTACGCAGAAGTAATCGTAAATCGCTGGACGGATTTTTTTGTTTTAAAAAAGAAAGTGTCAACGTTAAGGATAACCAAAAAGCTATGA
- a CDS encoding 6-phosphogluconolactonase, translating into MKPKLNIYPDYKAMSLAVAERVMALLAKKPSAVICLPSGSTPLGMFEILVSANQKSMTDFSRCVFIGLDEWVGFGAEDDGGCRNLLNKDFLKPIGLRADQIVFFDGKAIDPEEECKRVNKVLENLGGLDMIILGVGMNGHLALNEPGTPWDSYAHVSELENVTREVGQKYFQQPTTITKGITVGIRHIMEAKTAILIAAGSEKAPVIQRAMAFPVTTAFPATVLQNHMNAEFLLDSEAAKLIAD; encoded by the coding sequence ATGAAACCAAAACTGAACATTTACCCCGATTATAAAGCCATGAGCCTCGCCGTTGCGGAGCGTGTAATGGCATTACTGGCCAAAAAACCTTCTGCTGTTATCTGTTTGCCCTCCGGCAGCACGCCGCTGGGCATGTTTGAAATTCTGGTGTCCGCCAATCAAAAGAGCATGACAGATTTTTCCCGGTGTGTTTTCATCGGTCTGGATGAATGGGTAGGTTTTGGAGCGGAAGATGATGGCGGCTGCCGGAATTTACTTAATAAGGACTTTTTAAAACCAATTGGCTTACGGGCAGATCAGATCGTGTTTTTTGATGGAAAAGCCATTGATCCCGAAGAAGAATGCAAGCGGGTTAACAAGGTTCTGGAAAACCTGGGTGGATTGGATATGATCATTCTGGGCGTGGGAATGAACGGACATCTGGCCTTAAATGAACCGGGAACGCCGTGGGATAGCTATGCCCATGTTTCGGAGCTTGAAAACGTGACCAGAGAGGTTGGACAAAAATATTTTCAGCAACCGACCACGATCACCAAGGGAATTACGGTCGGCATCCGGCACATTATGGAGGCAAAAACCGCGATTCTGATAGCAGCAGGAAGTGAGAAAGCGCCTGTGATACAGCGTGCAATGGCATTCCCGGTAACGACGGCTTTTCCTGCAACTGTTTTACAAAACCATATGAACGCAGAATTTCTGCTGGATTCGGAAGCGGCAAAACTAATAGCAGATTAG
- a CDS encoding galactokinase codes for MQDSEIVNKIKEKYFQKFGQSSKPEQVRVFRSPGRINLIGEHTDYNNGFVLPASVDKAVYFVIEPREDDQVILHAADLDETYSFSVEDLSKPAQSWAHYQLGIIEQIYKKGLKIGGFQTTFGGDVPVGAGLSSSAALECCLLFALNELYDLNLDRFSIVKMSQKAENEYVGVQCGIMDQFASAFGKEESVIRLDCRSLEYEYFPFPMQDYLLVLCDTSVKHSLASSEYNTRRLECEKGIAILQKYYPEVQSLRDATPEMVETHKDELGDIVYRRCKFITEEIQRVQDACDLLVEGNLIDFGKKMYATHQGLQHEYEVSCPELDFLVDQTLSDPNVLGSRMMGGGFGGCTINLVKKEAVDAFEQKMKAAYQEQYQIDLPCYKVKITAGTGEII; via the coding sequence ATGCAAGATTCAGAAATAGTCAATAAAATAAAGGAAAAGTATTTCCAAAAATTCGGTCAGTCCTCAAAGCCGGAGCAAGTTAGGGTGTTTCGTTCGCCGGGAAGAATCAACCTGATCGGTGAGCATACCGACTATAACAATGGCTTCGTACTGCCGGCCAGCGTGGATAAGGCCGTTTATTTCGTCATTGAACCAAGGGAAGACGACCAAGTGATCCTTCACGCAGCGGATCTGGATGAAACTTATTCATTTTCAGTTGAAGATCTTTCAAAACCAGCGCAATCCTGGGCACATTACCAGCTGGGCATTATTGAGCAGATTTATAAAAAGGGGCTAAAAATCGGAGGTTTCCAAACCACCTTCGGCGGGGACGTTCCGGTTGGCGCGGGCTTATCCTCTTCTGCGGCGCTGGAATGCTGCCTGCTTTTCGCCTTGAACGAATTATACGACCTGAATCTGGACCGGTTCAGCATTGTAAAAATGTCGCAAAAGGCCGAAAATGAATATGTTGGCGTGCAATGTGGCATTATGGACCAGTTCGCGTCCGCATTTGGCAAAGAAGAATCCGTGATCCGCCTCGATTGCCGCTCATTGGAATACGAATATTTCCCTTTCCCCATGCAGGATTACCTGCTCGTGCTTTGCGATACCAGTGTGAAACATTCACTTGCCAGCTCTGAATACAACACACGCCGCCTGGAATGCGAAAAGGGGATCGCCATACTGCAAAAATATTATCCCGAAGTGCAGAGCCTGAGGGATGCAACGCCTGAAATGGTTGAGACACATAAAGATGAACTGGGCGACATTGTTTACCGGCGTTGTAAGTTTATAACCGAAGAAATCCAGCGCGTTCAGGATGCTTGCGATCTGCTTGTGGAAGGAAATCTGATTGATTTTGGCAAAAAAATGTACGCAACCCATCAGGGATTGCAGCACGAATACGAAGTAAGCTGCCCCGAACTCGACTTTTTGGTTGACCAGACATTATCTGATCCTAACGTGCTTGGGTCGCGGATGATGGGCGGAGGTTTTGGCGGCTGCACCATTAATCTTGTTAAAAAAGAGGCCGTCGATGCTTTTGAACAAAAAATGAAGGCAGCATATCAGGAACAATATCAGATTGACCTGCCTTGCTATAAAGTGAAAATCACAGCCGGCACAGGAGAGATCATTTGA
- a CDS encoding D-2-hydroxyacid dehydrogenase produces the protein MIIYCYSMLDESLRNNLSEALQPHHTVHFRTETSSEEENLAAFRTADYILGNPPVGWFSEPTDKLQFWQLDSAGFDQYASVNIKESVKTANMGDWFARPCAESIVGGVLALYRGIDTLTLLKQKSEWIGSKLRGELKILYKQNVIILGAGTIGLSVNTILKGFGCTTHLMARTSPEADLHSQEELFVELPFADLVINTLPGTAQHFVDQTFFSKMKERSVYASVGRGSTTDEDALIDVLQSGYLDGAVLDVTEVEPLPENSPLWKMENVILTQHTGGGHSNEHIGKVDLFLNNIFAIENGGNIVNEVNLRRGY, from the coding sequence ATGATCATATACTGCTATTCCATGCTGGATGAGTCACTGAGAAACAACCTTAGTGAAGCACTGCAACCACACCATACAGTTCATTTCAGGACCGAAACGTCCAGTGAGGAAGAAAACCTGGCAGCATTTCGTACAGCAGATTATATCTTGGGCAATCCGCCTGTCGGCTGGTTTTCGGAACCGACGGATAAGCTGCAATTCTGGCAGCTGGATTCCGCCGGATTTGACCAGTATGCTTCTGTAAACATTAAAGAAAGCGTCAAAACAGCCAACATGGGTGACTGGTTTGCACGTCCCTGCGCTGAATCCATCGTAGGCGGCGTTTTGGCATTGTATCGTGGCATTGACACATTAACCCTGCTAAAACAAAAATCAGAATGGATCGGCTCGAAGCTGAGAGGTGAGTTGAAGATCCTTTACAAGCAGAATGTGATCATCCTGGGTGCGGGGACCATTGGATTGTCGGTGAATACGATTCTCAAAGGCTTTGGCTGCACAACACATTTAATGGCACGTACTTCACCGGAAGCTGACCTGCATTCACAGGAAGAATTATTTGTAGAACTGCCATTCGCGGATCTGGTAATCAACACGCTTCCCGGAACTGCCCAGCATTTTGTTGACCAGACTTTCTTTTCCAAAATGAAAGAACGCAGCGTTTATGCAAGCGTCGGCAGGGGCAGCACCACAGACGAGGATGCGCTGATCGACGTGCTGCAATCTGGTTATCTGGATGGAGCTGTTCTGGATGTGACGGAAGTTGAGCCATTACCGGAAAACAGTCCGTTGTGGAAAATGGAAAATGTTATTCTTACGCAGCACACCGGCGGCGGGCATAGCAACGAGCATATCGGCAAGGTCGATTTGTTCCTTAATAACATCTTCGCAATCGAAAATGGTGGAAATATTGTCAACGAAGTGAACCTGCGCAGGGGTTATTAA
- the fumC gene encoding class II fumarate hydratase: MEYRIEKDTMGEVQVPAHVYWGAQTQRSIQNFPIAQDINKMPKEIIKAFAYLKKAAAITNYEAGILPKEKSDLIGQVCDEILTEKLDDQFPLVVWQTGSGTQSNMNCNEVIAYRGHVLQGGQLADKTKFLHPNDDVNKSQSSNDTYPTAMHIAAYKILIDVTIPGIIKLRDTLKAKSEAFRNVVKIGRTHFMDATPLTLGQEFSGYASQLDHGLRAIYNTLAHLSELALGGTAVGTGINTPEGYSENVARHIASLTGLPFITAENKFEALAAHDAIVEAHGALKTVAVSLMKIGNDIRMLSSGPRSGIGEIHIPDNEPGSSIMPGKVNPTQCEAMTMVAAQVMGNDVAIGIGGSNGHFELNVFKPLMAYNFLHSARLIGDVCVSFNDNCAVGIEPLHENIKKHVNNSLMLVTALNTKIGYYKAAEIAQTAHKNGSTLKETAVGLGYLTPEEFDAWVKPEEMVGDNK; encoded by the coding sequence ATGGAATACCGTATAGAAAAAGATACCATGGGTGAAGTGCAGGTGCCGGCTCATGTATACTGGGGCGCACAAACACAACGTTCGATCCAGAACTTTCCTATTGCTCAGGATATCAATAAAATGCCGAAGGAAATCATCAAGGCATTTGCATATTTGAAAAAAGCCGCAGCCATTACCAATTACGAGGCGGGCATTCTTCCAAAAGAAAAGAGCGACCTGATCGGACAGGTTTGTGACGAAATCCTAACGGAAAAGCTCGACGACCAGTTTCCGCTTGTGGTGTGGCAAACAGGCTCAGGAACGCAATCCAATATGAATTGCAATGAAGTGATCGCTTACAGAGGTCATGTATTGCAAGGGGGCCAGCTGGCTGACAAAACAAAATTCCTTCATCCGAATGATGACGTGAACAAGTCACAGTCTTCCAACGACACTTATCCTACGGCCATGCACATCGCTGCCTACAAGATCCTGATCGATGTCACCATCCCAGGCATCATCAAGCTCAGGGACACATTGAAAGCCAAATCCGAAGCTTTCAGAAACGTGGTAAAAATCGGTCGTACGCACTTTATGGATGCGACCCCGCTTACATTAGGACAGGAATTTTCGGGTTATGCTTCACAGTTGGATCATGGCCTGCGTGCGATTTACAACACATTGGCGCATCTTTCCGAGCTTGCGTTGGGCGGAACGGCCGTTGGGACAGGCATTAACACGCCCGAAGGTTATTCTGAAAACGTGGCCCGTCACATTGCATCATTAACAGGCCTGCCATTTATCACTGCTGAAAACAAATTCGAAGCATTAGCAGCACACGACGCGATCGTTGAAGCACACGGCGCATTGAAAACGGTTGCTGTAAGTTTGATGAAAATTGGTAACGACATTCGTATGTTATCATCCGGCCCGCGCTCCGGGATTGGCGAGATCCATATTCCTGATAATGAGCCTGGAAGCTCTATTATGCCGGGCAAGGTGAACCCTACGCAATGTGAAGCTATGACAATGGTGGCAGCACAAGTGATGGGCAATGACGTTGCCATAGGCATCGGCGGTTCCAACGGTCATTTTGAGCTGAATGTTTTCAAACCTTTAATGGCTTACAACTTCCTGCATTCAGCGCGCCTGATCGGGGATGTATGCGTTTCCTTTAATGATAACTGCGCGGTGGGCATCGAACCTTTGCATGAGAACATTAAGAAACACGTAAACAACTCGCTGATGCTGGTTACTGCACTGAATACAAAAATTGGTTACTACAAAGCAGCCGAAATAGCGCAAACGGCACATAAAAACGGTTCAACGCTGAAAGAAACAGCTGTGGGACTAGGTTACCTGACGCCCGAAGAGTTCGACGCCTGGGTGAAACCGGAAGAAATGGTTGGTGATAATAAATAG